In the genome of Telluria mixta, the window CTGTGTCCGACGGCCAGCAGCGGCAGTCCCGGGAAGCGCGCGGCGGCCCAGCGCGTGACGGCCGCGTTGTCGTCCTCCATCCACCCGGCCATCGTCACGGTGCACTGCCGCAGGTCGCGCGGGCGCGAGCGGCCCGTGCCGCGGTAGTCGTACGTCAGCACGTGCAGGCCCAGGCCGTGCAGGTAGTGCGCGAACGCTTCGTAGTAGCGCTGCGTGACGGCGGTGGCCGGGTGCAGCAGCACGACGGCACGGGGATCGGGCGCTTGCCACAACGTGGCGGCGATCGTGTTCGAACCGGGGAGGGGGATGGCGACGGGTTCCATGGTGGCGGCGATTTAGTTAACGTGTTAACTAATTTAGCGGCCGGCCCCGATATCGTCAACGCAGGAATTAGAAGCAATTTCCAAAAACCGGGATCTGACCCCGGTTCTTGGAAACAAAAACAAAACCCGGCACGTGGCCGGGTCTCGTGGTCGAGGCGCTGTCGCGCGTCAGTGGAAGTGCTCGTTCCCCGCCGGCGTGTCTTCCGGCATTTCGGCATGGACGAGCTCGCCGCTTGGGTCGGCGAACAGCGGTGCGCCGCAGTCGTCGCAGTACTCCGCGACGTAGCGTTCGCCGATGCGCTTGACGTGGGTGATGCCGACGTCGTTCAGGTGCTTGACGATCTCGTCCAGCGGCGCGAGCGGGCGGTCGCCGCCGCCGGCCGGGCCTTCCATCGGCGTGCCTTCCTCGTCTTCCTGGCCGTACAGGGGCCAGACGATGCCGTACACGACGTCCGACGACTGGCGCAACGTGAAGCCGACGCGGTATTCGTCGACCTGGCTGTCGTTGACTTCGTCGCCGAAGCCGGCCACGACCGCGCGCAGGTCGTTCGGTTCCACGCCCAGCGTGTTCGTCAGGTAGTGGACGGCGGCGCGGATCGATACCGGGCGGATCAGTTTATCCGCCTCGCGGCATGCCACGTAATACGCTTCCGGCAGCAGCAGCTCGACGCCGCAGCCCGGCAGCAGGCGTGCGATGTTCGGGCCGGCCTGGGCACGCCACTGCTCGAGGCAGTTCTCGCGCTCGGCTTCGAAGTTGATGTGGTGCTGCGGCTCCTGCCAGCGGAACAGCGGGGCGCCCACCGGGGCCACGACGGCCACGAGCAAGTAGCGCGTGTCGGCCAGGAATTGCGACGTGTCCGGGCCCGGCGCGGCCGGCTTCACCGTCGAGCCCTTGTGGGCAGCAGCGGCGAGCTTGTGCGTCAGGGAATAGGTCTCGGCGTGGGTGCGCGGCAGCTGGTCGATCGAGTACAGGGTCGGCGCAATGGCCAGCTTCGTGTTGTCGGCCAGCAGGTGGGCGGAGAAGTGCGCCGTCAGCGTGTTCAGGATGTCGCCGGGGATCGTGCCGGACGCGATCGAGAAGCGGGTCCAGGCCAGGATCGGCGCGGCGACGAGCAGCACCTGCCACGTGGTTTCAAGACCGTCCTTGGCCTGCTCGGTCATCGTCGAGGACTCGCTGACTGCCTCGACGCCATCCATCAGCACGTCGTAGACCGCAAGATCGCCCTTGAACAGGACGTTGAGGGCGGCGTCGATGCTGTCCTGGTGGTTCGTCTTGAGCAGCTTCTGCAGCTGCGTGTCGAGGTTGCGTTCCCAGGTCCGTTCTTCAACGCGGCTGGCGGCCTGCACGATGGCGTTGCTGATGCTGATGAGACGCTGGCTTTCTGCCGAAAGTTTGGGTGAGTCTTTGGAAGGGCGACGCATACGCTTGAGGAGTCTCTTCAGTAAGGTGATTCGTATTCTTGGTTGACATCTCGGGTCATGATAAACCCTTATCCCCGGTATTGTAGTTGATTCGCCCACGCCCCAGTGACACGACGGCAAGATCGGCACCGTCGTATTCCCACGTCACCTTCGTATTTATTGTCCAGTTCTGCTTGCTAAAAGTACTAATCAGAATCATAATGCGAATCGTTCTCATTCATGTTCCTGCTTAGTTCCTGCTAATGACGGCGCAGCGAGACGCCCGGCAGGGCAACACCCCCCACACCATGACCACGAAGAAAAACAACACCCCGAATTCCTTCATCACCAGCCGCAAGCATGTCCGTACGCTGCCGACCCCGGCACTGGCCATGCTCGCGTCGCTGGCCCTGCCCGCCGTCGCCCATGCCGCGCCGGACGTCACCCCCGATCCGTCGATTCCCAGCGTGCAGGTGACGGGCGCCAACCAGCAGCAGCCGACCTCGGCCAACAGCAAATTCACCGCACCGCTTCTCGACACGCCGAAATCCGTCACCATCGTGCCGGCCGAGGTCATCGCGCAGACGGGCGCCACGTCGCTGACGGATGCGCTGCGCACCGTGCCCGGCATCACCATCGGCGCGGCCGAAGGCGGCAACCCGGTCGGCGACAACATGTTCATCCGCGGCTACAACGCCCAGACGGACACGTACATCGACGGCATCCGCGATGCCGGTTCGCAGTCGCGCGAGATCTTCGCCGTGGAGCAGGTCGAAGTCGTCAAGGGCCCGAATTCGGCGCTGGGCGGCCGTTCGTCGGCCGGCGGCGGCGTCAACCTGATCACGAAGACGGCGCAGTCGTACGACTTCAACCACGCCAGCGTCGGCATCGGCACGGACAAGTACCGCCGCATCACGGGCGACATCAACCGCAACATCGGCAGCAACAGCGCGTTCCGCCTGAACGTGATGGCGCACGAGAACGACGTGCCGGGCCGCGACATCGTCGGCGGCAAGCGCTGGGGCGTGGCGCCGACCGTGACGTTCGGCCTGACCGGCCCGACGCGCGCCATCGTCAGCGTCTACCACATGACGTCGCACGAGATCCCGGACACGGGCATCCCGTTCAACAACCCGATCACGACCGGCACCAACGTGTCGAAGAACGGCAACGGCACGCCGTTCAACGTCGACCGCTCGACGTTCTACGGCCTGGCCAACCGCGACTTCCGCGACACCAAGAGCGACATCGCGACGATCGACCTGCGCCACCAGCTGGCCAACGGCATCACCCTGCGCAACGTCACGCGCTACGGCAAGTCGAACAACGACTACGTCTGGACCCAGCCGGACGACTCGAAGGGCAACACGGTCCTGTACGGCACCGTCTGGCGCCGTGCCAACACCCGCGTCACGGAAACCCGCACGCTGTCGAACGTGACGAGCGTGTCGGGCGACCTGCAGACCGCCGGCATCAAGCATTCGTACAACGCGGGCGTCGAGTTCGACCGCGAGACGACGGATCGCGCCGCCTACGTCTTCACGCCGGGCACGAACAACCCGCTGACGAACACGTTCACCTGCCCGACGTCCGGCAGCACCACGCTGTACAACTGCACGACGCTCGTCGATCCGAACCCGTACGATCCGTGGGTCTATACCCGCGCCGTGTCGGGCGCGCTGACGCACGTGAACACGAAGACGAAGGCGGCCTACGCGTTCGACACCATCGAATTCAACCCGCAGTGGCAAGTGAACCTGGGCGCGCGCTACGACGACTTCCAGACCACGCTGAAGACCTTGCCGACGGCGACCACGGCGGCCGTGGCGGCACACGTCGACAGCACCTTCTGGAGCTGGCAGACGGGCCTCGTCTACAAGCCGGCCTCGAACGGCAGCATCTACCTGGCCTATGCGACGTCGGCGACCCCGCCGGGCAACGACGGCGGCGACGGCCTGGACGCGCTGACGGTGGCCGTGCAGAACCTGCAGCCCCAGCGCAGCAAGAACTTTGAACTGGGCACCAAGTGGGACGTGATGCCGGGCGGGCGCCTGTCGCTGACGGCGGCCGTTTTCAAGAGCACGATGAGCAATGCCCGCGTGACGGCACCGGACGGCACGACGCAGAACGTCGGCCGCAAGGAAATCAAGGGCGTCGAGCTGGGCTTCTCCGGCAAGCTGACCTCGCAGTGGAGCGTGTTCGGCGGCTACACGTACCTGGACGCGGAAATCGCGGACAACGGCTACCTGAACATCGGCACGACCGCGAAGCCCGTGTACGTGGTCTCGCCGTACAACGGCAACCGCTTCCCGACGACGCCGAAGCATTCGGCCTCGCTGTGGACGACGTATGCCGTCACGAAGGACTTCACGTTCGGCATGGGCCTGAACTCGATGTCGATGGTCTACGCGAACGTCAACAACAACAAGTGGGTGCCGGGCTATACCCGCTTCGACGCGATGGCCAGCTATGCGCTGAACAAGGACATCAGCCTGCAGCTGAACGTGCAGAACCTGACCGACAAGCTGTACTTCGACAAGGTCTCGTCGCCGCACTATGCCGGAGTGGGTCCGGGCCGCTCGGCCACCCTGTCGGCCAACGTCAAGTTCTAATCGGGACGCGCAGTCCATGATGCTCCATATTCCAGGCGTGCTGACCGCGGACCAGGTAAAGTCCATGCGCGAGCGCCTGGATGCGACGGACTGGATCGACG includes:
- a CDS encoding TonB-dependent receptor — translated: MTTKKNNTPNSFITSRKHVRTLPTPALAMLASLALPAVAHAAPDVTPDPSIPSVQVTGANQQQPTSANSKFTAPLLDTPKSVTIVPAEVIAQTGATSLTDALRTVPGITIGAAEGGNPVGDNMFIRGYNAQTDTYIDGIRDAGSQSREIFAVEQVEVVKGPNSALGGRSSAGGGVNLITKTAQSYDFNHASVGIGTDKYRRITGDINRNIGSNSAFRLNVMAHENDVPGRDIVGGKRWGVAPTVTFGLTGPTRAIVSVYHMTSHEIPDTGIPFNNPITTGTNVSKNGNGTPFNVDRSTFYGLANRDFRDTKSDIATIDLRHQLANGITLRNVTRYGKSNNDYVWTQPDDSKGNTVLYGTVWRRANTRVTETRTLSNVTSVSGDLQTAGIKHSYNAGVEFDRETTDRAAYVFTPGTNNPLTNTFTCPTSGSTTLYNCTTLVDPNPYDPWVYTRAVSGALTHVNTKTKAAYAFDTIEFNPQWQVNLGARYDDFQTTLKTLPTATTAAVAAHVDSTFWSWQTGLVYKPASNGSIYLAYATSATPPGNDGGDGLDALTVAVQNLQPQRSKNFELGTKWDVMPGGRLSLTAAVFKSTMSNARVTAPDGTTQNVGRKEIKGVELGFSGKLTSQWSVFGGYTYLDAEIADNGYLNIGTTAKPVYVVSPYNGNRFPTTPKHSASLWTTYAVTKDFTFGMGLNSMSMVYANVNNNKWVPGYTRFDAMASYALNKDISLQLNVQNLTDKLYFDKVSSPHYAGVGPGRSATLSANVKF
- a CDS encoding DUF2863 family protein encodes the protein MRRPSKDSPKLSAESQRLISISNAIVQAASRVEERTWERNLDTQLQKLLKTNHQDSIDAALNVLFKGDLAVYDVLMDGVEAVSESSTMTEQAKDGLETTWQVLLVAAPILAWTRFSIASGTIPGDILNTLTAHFSAHLLADNTKLAIAPTLYSIDQLPRTHAETYSLTHKLAAAAHKGSTVKPAAPGPDTSQFLADTRYLLVAVVAPVGAPLFRWQEPQHHINFEAERENCLEQWRAQAGPNIARLLPGCGVELLLPEAYYVACREADKLIRPVSIRAAVHYLTNTLGVEPNDLRAVVAGFGDEVNDSQVDEYRVGFTLRQSSDVVYGIVWPLYGQEDEEGTPMEGPAGGGDRPLAPLDEIVKHLNDVGITHVKRIGERYVAEYCDDCGAPLFADPSGELVHAEMPEDTPAGNEHFH